A stretch of the Agromyces larvae genome encodes the following:
- a CDS encoding carbohydrate ABC transporter permease — protein MTLTAEPPPAAPDTAEQVSEASASPRRRRTRNPRTWLQGGGLANLVFVLPMLVVFGIFSWSPIVQSVIMSFQKTNLITSEFVGLDNFINVLEDPLLGRAVLNTLYFAVLALLFGFPLPIFMAVLMSEVKRGKGLYSALAYLPVVVPPVVAVLLWKVFYDASPTGVFNTVLGWVGIPPQPWLQSPDTAMPSLVLEATWAAAGGSIIIYLAALLAVPPELYDAAEVDGATIWQKIWHVTLPQLRGILFIMLILQVIATAQVFLEPFLFTGGGPNNATVTVLLLIYRYAFQNSLGGNYGEATALSVMLAIVLALLSWLYFKLTDRWSTS, from the coding sequence ATGACGCTCACCGCCGAGCCGCCGCCGGCCGCTCCCGACACCGCCGAGCAGGTGTCCGAGGCATCCGCATCGCCGCGTCGTCGGCGCACCCGCAACCCGCGCACCTGGCTGCAGGGCGGCGGCCTCGCGAACCTGGTGTTCGTGCTGCCGATGCTCGTCGTCTTCGGCATCTTCAGCTGGTCGCCGATCGTGCAGTCGGTGATCATGAGCTTCCAGAAGACGAACCTCATCACCAGCGAGTTCGTCGGGCTCGACAACTTCATCAACGTGCTCGAGGACCCGCTGCTCGGTCGCGCGGTCCTCAACACCCTCTACTTCGCGGTGCTCGCGCTGCTGTTCGGGTTCCCGCTGCCGATCTTCATGGCCGTGCTGATGAGCGAGGTCAAGCGCGGCAAGGGCCTGTACTCGGCGCTCGCGTACCTGCCCGTCGTGGTGCCGCCCGTCGTCGCGGTGCTGCTCTGGAAGGTCTTCTACGACGCCAGCCCCACCGGCGTGTTCAACACGGTGCTCGGCTGGGTCGGCATTCCGCCGCAGCCGTGGCTGCAGAGCCCCGACACCGCGATGCCCTCGCTCGTGCTCGAGGCGACCTGGGCCGCCGCCGGCGGATCGATCATCATCTACCTCGCCGCCCTGCTCGCGGTGCCGCCCGAGCTCTACGACGCCGCCGAGGTCGACGGCGCCACCATCTGGCAGAAGATCTGGCACGTCACCCTGCCGCAGCTGCGGGGCATCCTCTTCATCATGCTCATCCTGCAGGTCATCGCGACCGCGCAGGTCTTCCTCGAGCCGTTCCTGTTCACCGGCGGCGGGCCGAACAACGCGACCGTCACCGTGCTGCTGCTCATCTATCGCTACGCATTCCAGAACTCGCTGGGCGGCAACTACGGCGAGGCGACCGCGCTGTCGGTGATGCTCGCCATCGTGCTGGCCCTGCTGAGCTGGCTGTACTTCAAGCTGACCGACCGCTGGAGCACCTCATGA
- a CDS encoding carbohydrate ABC transporter permease has translation MTTTTGSASELTRKEGSRRSLAALRPRRRPKRVDPDSVGDRGIVSEFDRRKGSTRVGMSAVHVFLLVGLVVAGLGPILWLAKAAVTPTQDTLRQPFALWPNGIDWENLSTAWNDIHIDQYFFNTLVIAAGAWFFQLLVATTAGYALSVLRPAYAKVLNGLVLATLFIPSVVLLVPLYLTIVNPPLFGRDFSLLNNYAAVWLPMAANAFNILLVKRFFDGLPREVFEAARTDGAGPFRLFWSVVLPMSKPILGVVSVFAVIAAWKDYLWPMLVLPNPAVQPLSVRLPAVQSQTELDVFLAALAIATIIPIALFLVFQGVFLRSAGLGGAVKG, from the coding sequence ATGACGACCACCACCGGCTCCGCGTCGGAGCTCACCCGCAAGGAGGGCTCGCGGCGCTCGCTGGCAGCGCTGCGGCCCCGCCGCCGCCCCAAGCGCGTCGACCCCGACTCGGTCGGCGACCGCGGCATCGTCTCGGAGTTCGACCGGCGCAAGGGCTCGACCCGGGTCGGCATGTCGGCGGTGCACGTGTTCCTGCTCGTCGGGCTCGTGGTCGCCGGCCTCGGGCCGATCCTGTGGCTCGCGAAGGCCGCGGTCACCCCCACGCAGGACACGCTGCGGCAGCCGTTCGCGCTCTGGCCGAACGGCATCGACTGGGAGAACCTCTCCACCGCGTGGAATGACATCCACATCGACCAGTACTTCTTCAATACGCTCGTCATCGCGGCAGGTGCGTGGTTCTTCCAGCTGCTCGTCGCGACGACCGCGGGCTACGCGCTGTCGGTGCTGCGGCCTGCGTACGCGAAGGTGCTGAACGGACTCGTGCTCGCGACGCTGTTCATCCCGTCGGTGGTGCTGCTCGTGCCGCTCTACCTCACGATCGTGAATCCGCCGCTGTTCGGCCGCGACTTCTCGCTGCTGAACAACTACGCCGCGGTGTGGCTGCCGATGGCGGCGAACGCGTTCAACATCCTGCTCGTGAAGCGGTTCTTCGACGGGCTGCCGCGCGAGGTGTTCGAGGCGGCGCGCACCGATGGCGCAGGCCCGTTCCGGTTGTTCTGGTCGGTGGTGCTGCCGATGTCGAAGCCGATCCTCGGCGTGGTCTCGGTGTTCGCCGTGATCGCCGCCTGGAAGGACTACCTCTGGCCGATGCTGGTGCTGCCGAACCCCGCCGTGCAGCCGCTGTCGGTGCGGTTGCCGGCGGTGCAGTCGCAGACCGAGCTCGACGTGTTCCTGGCCGCACTGGCGATCGCGACGATCATCCCGATCGCGCTGTTCCTGGTGTTCCAGGGGGTGTTCCTGCGGTCGGCGGGCCTCGGGGGAGCGGTCAAGGGGTGA
- a CDS encoding helix-turn-helix domain-containing protein, which translates to MRRVAQLLCEDDDMTIVEEMTFQAGDRLRKVMQVRGIGVGELADELEVARNTITNLTTGRSPMDKRSALALSVVLDVPYEWLRFGVNDEAAPVETGAAISRARRDSNPQPSDP; encoded by the coding sequence ATGCGGCGTGTCGCACAACTATTGTGCGAAGATGACGACATGACCATCGTCGAAGAGATGACCTTCCAGGCCGGAGATCGGCTGCGGAAGGTGATGCAGGTGAGAGGCATCGGGGTTGGCGAACTTGCCGACGAACTCGAAGTCGCCCGGAACACGATCACGAACCTGACAACCGGTCGCTCGCCGATGGACAAGCGAAGCGCTCTCGCGCTCTCGGTCGTCCTCGACGTGCCCTACGAGTGGCTGCGGTTCGGCGTTAACGACGAAGCGGCCCCAGTCGAAACTGGAGCCGCTATCTCGCGCGCCCGGAGGGACTCGAACCCCCAACCTTCTGATCCGTAG
- a CDS encoding HNH endonuclease signature motif containing protein has translation MSQHHRRTKHTTHAPKVREQIAARLPLPCVECGHPVHAEQSWHVAHIVPASQGGRTTISNCGPAHSICNLKSGGRMGAAVTNRRRRAVRDSGEGIRKW, from the coding sequence ATGAGCCAGCACCACCGTCGCACGAAGCACACGACCCACGCGCCGAAGGTCCGCGAGCAGATCGCCGCCCGCCTCCCGCTCCCGTGCGTCGAGTGCGGCCATCCGGTCCATGCCGAGCAGTCGTGGCATGTGGCACACATCGTGCCGGCATCCCAGGGTGGACGCACCACGATCAGCAACTGCGGCCCCGCGCACAGCATCTGCAACCTCAAGTCGGGCGGGCGCATGGGCGCGGCCGTCACGAACCGACGCCGTCGGGCGGTCCGCGACTCGGGCGAAGGGATCAGGAAATGGTGA
- a CDS encoding phage portal protein: MGIFNGFRFASGVAGSNVVPFPKRPSMGIVSPWTDNTGVLEQLVAKDILGVTLPTVTRAQAMKVPAVVKARALLHAVIATRPLRAYRGDELRPEPEQPTWLYRSDSYIAPRLRTKLILDDLIFDEASLLRVTRGAENAILDAVHVDYSRWEVDETGIISIDKQPVDRDEVIWIPGPGPGLRRIAADTIDAALSTEAAWKQRVRNPFPAMVIFQEEDVQLEPEEVKDMVDSVAAARRSIDAAVMFVPYGNRIESHAADTTDLFESGRNAIRIDFANFFNMPTALLDGSVAEASLTYSTQEGRRNDFLDLTVPYWSGPIEDALSLDNVVPRGQRVRFDFSDLITPTASPAGPTVED; encoded by the coding sequence GTGGGAATCTTCAACGGCTTTCGTTTCGCATCCGGTGTAGCCGGCTCGAACGTCGTGCCGTTCCCGAAGCGCCCGTCGATGGGCATCGTCTCGCCGTGGACGGACAACACCGGCGTGCTGGAGCAGCTCGTCGCGAAAGACATCCTCGGCGTGACTCTCCCGACTGTGACTCGTGCGCAGGCGATGAAGGTGCCGGCCGTCGTGAAGGCGCGCGCGCTCCTGCACGCGGTCATCGCGACCCGGCCTCTCCGCGCCTACCGCGGCGATGAGCTCCGCCCCGAGCCCGAGCAGCCGACGTGGCTCTACCGCTCGGACTCGTACATCGCGCCTCGGCTCCGCACGAAGCTGATCCTCGACGACCTGATCTTCGACGAGGCATCCCTGCTCCGGGTGACGCGCGGCGCCGAGAACGCGATCCTCGACGCAGTCCACGTCGACTACTCGCGCTGGGAGGTCGACGAGACCGGCATCATCTCGATCGACAAGCAGCCCGTCGACCGCGACGAAGTGATCTGGATTCCCGGCCCCGGCCCCGGCCTACGCCGGATCGCGGCCGACACGATCGACGCCGCCCTCTCGACCGAGGCCGCGTGGAAGCAGCGCGTGCGCAACCCGTTCCCCGCGATGGTCATCTTCCAGGAAGAGGACGTGCAGCTCGAACCCGAAGAGGTCAAAGACATGGTCGACTCCGTCGCCGCTGCACGCCGCAGCATCGACGCGGCGGTCATGTTCGTGCCGTACGGGAACCGGATCGAGTCGCACGCGGCCGACACCACCGACCTGTTCGAGTCGGGCCGCAACGCGATCCGCATCGACTTCGCGAACTTCTTCAACATGCCGACCGCGCTCCTCGACGGATCGGTCGCCGAGGCATCCCTGACGTACTCGACGCAGGAAGGCCGCCGCAACGACTTCCTCGACCTCACCGTGCCGTACTGGTCCGGCCCCATCGAGGATGCCCTCTCGCTCGACAACGTCGTCCCGCGCGGGCAGCGCGTTCGGTTCGACTTCTCCGACCTCATCACGCCGACCGCGTCCCCGGCCGGCCCCACCGTGGAGGATTGA
- a CDS encoding tail fiber domain-containing protein: MSDPVWFPTAGDDAASAGMDTMTGLEKRKDVWRWINHALDYIAQRTSAILSIAMGGTGASTAAGARTNLDVPSTGDLTAGLAGKANTSHTHSYPQIGPGAINNGGFGLTVGAANITGNLTNLPGRNTPVTSSYVSAYFNADGRLGADPSAARFKQDIDAHGYTLDQLLAINIVTYRLRAAVDELGDEADTLVGVIAEQLVDAGLAEFVNFDPDGEPFNVAYERLALVAIGALQDLARRFDDFEARLSALEGAA, from the coding sequence ATGAGCGACCCCGTATGGTTCCCGACCGCCGGCGACGACGCAGCGTCGGCAGGCATGGACACAATGACCGGCCTGGAGAAGCGCAAGGACGTGTGGCGGTGGATCAACCACGCCCTCGACTACATCGCCCAGCGCACGAGCGCGATCCTCAGCATCGCGATGGGCGGCACCGGCGCCAGCACCGCGGCAGGCGCGCGCACGAACCTCGACGTGCCGAGCACTGGCGACCTCACCGCCGGGCTCGCCGGAAAGGCGAACACTTCGCACACGCACTCGTACCCGCAGATCGGCCCCGGCGCGATCAACAACGGCGGCTTCGGGCTCACGGTGGGCGCCGCGAACATCACCGGGAATCTCACCAACTTGCCCGGCCGGAACACGCCGGTCACATCCTCCTACGTGTCTGCCTACTTCAACGCCGACGGGCGGCTCGGCGCCGATCCCTCCGCCGCGCGGTTCAAGCAAGACATCGACGCGCACGGGTACACCCTCGACCAGCTACTCGCGATCAACATCGTCACCTACCGGCTCCGTGCCGCCGTCGACGAGCTCGGCGACGAAGCGGACACCCTCGTCGGTGTCATCGCCGAGCAGCTGGTCGACGCGGGCCTCGCCGAGTTCGTGAACTTCGACCCGGACGGCGAACCATTCAACGTCGCCTACGAGCGACTCGCGCTCGTCGCGATCGGCGCGCTCCAAGACCTCGCGCGCCGATTCGACGATTTCGAGGCCCGCCTCTCCGCCCTCGAAGGAGCAGCATGA
- a CDS encoding M23 family metallopeptidase, with amino-acid sequence MTYENVNRFVVILADDRDPDVSWQHHLDRGSAGGVDCVAPMRTPVYAPTDGRLDSAWLGTGGLTARLWQAGGWRDEFMHMDQVAIAGDVKQGDLIGYSGRSGGDYAPHVHWHRVDSKGARRNPWHYFSSSPAGGDTTPIKDTPQEDTMRIYSNTDEGGACYLFFDTGWQHISDPQEAKHLALMLNGTPAATKVNGYQINWLKSRCDRNRAALVKALTA; translated from the coding sequence ATGACGTACGAGAACGTGAACCGGTTCGTCGTCATCCTCGCGGACGACCGCGACCCCGACGTCTCATGGCAGCACCACCTCGACCGCGGCTCGGCCGGCGGTGTCGACTGCGTCGCCCCGATGCGCACCCCGGTCTACGCGCCCACCGACGGGCGACTCGACTCGGCATGGCTCGGAACCGGCGGCCTCACCGCCCGACTCTGGCAGGCGGGAGGCTGGCGTGACGAGTTCATGCACATGGACCAGGTCGCCATCGCCGGCGACGTGAAGCAGGGCGACCTCATCGGCTATTCGGGTCGCTCGGGCGGCGACTACGCGCCGCACGTGCACTGGCACCGAGTCGACTCGAAGGGCGCCCGCCGCAACCCCTGGCACTACTTCAGCTCGTCGCCCGCCGGCGGCGACACCACCCCCATCAAGGACACCCCGCAGGAGGACACCATGCGCATCTACTCGAACACTGACGAGGGCGGGGCCTGTTACCTGTTCTTCGATACCGGCTGGCAGCACATCTCCGACCCGCAGGAGGCGAAGCATCTCGCGCTCATGCTCAACGGCACGCCAGCCGCCACGAAGGTCAACGGTTACCAGATCAACTGGTTGAAGAGTCGATGCGACCGCAACCGTGCCGCGCTCGTCAAGGCGCTCACGGCATGA
- a CDS encoding AsnC family protein, producing MVETTEFLSMVRRMLRAAARRVADADEPELATLIELREELDQAIATAVEGQRARGVSWAGIARATGTTRQAAHARWGRPAA from the coding sequence ATGGTCGAGACGACGGAGTTTCTGAGCATGGTGCGGCGCATGCTGCGCGCCGCCGCCCGCCGTGTGGCTGACGCCGACGAGCCCGAGCTCGCGACCCTGATCGAACTCCGAGAGGAACTCGATCAGGCAATCGCGACCGCCGTCGAGGGTCAGCGCGCCCGGGGCGTCTCGTGGGCCGGTATCGCCAGGGCAACCGGCACGACGCGGCAGGCCGCCCACGCCAGATGGGGACGGCCTGCCGCCTGA
- a CDS encoding tyrosine-type recombinase/integrase, with the protein MCISDDWASAIDAYLAYLRSVGRSATTVRARREQLQHLARRVEVGPWALDADGLTDYLGAQEWARETRRSRSAGIAGFYAWAVRRGHVEASPADELVPLRPAEPMPRPVPDRVYLEALIRADADEALWIDLAAEHGLRRAEVAGIHSNDIVPTLLGHDLIVHGKGGKLRTVPLTRPMARALLERGPGFLFPGEDGGHVSPRWLGKRVGRLLAGDYTMHKLRHRAATRFWVLADGDPYAVADLMGWANLNMVRVYVAQPDGRLRRIVEGASRSGDPLVKDPLTLESRTVAMH; encoded by the coding sequence ATGTGTATCTCGGATGATTGGGCGTCGGCGATCGACGCCTACCTCGCGTACCTCCGCTCCGTCGGCCGCTCGGCGACGACCGTGCGGGCTCGCCGCGAGCAGTTGCAGCACCTCGCCCGCCGCGTCGAGGTCGGCCCGTGGGCGCTCGACGCCGACGGCCTGACCGACTACCTCGGCGCCCAAGAGTGGGCGCGTGAGACGCGCCGCTCCCGCTCAGCGGGCATAGCCGGCTTCTACGCGTGGGCCGTGCGCCGTGGGCACGTCGAGGCATCCCCCGCTGACGAGCTCGTGCCGCTGCGACCCGCCGAGCCGATGCCGCGACCGGTGCCCGACCGGGTCTACCTCGAAGCGCTGATCCGGGCCGACGCCGACGAAGCGCTCTGGATCGACCTCGCCGCCGAGCACGGCCTCCGCCGAGCCGAGGTCGCCGGCATCCACTCGAACGACATCGTGCCGACCCTCCTCGGGCATGACCTGATCGTGCACGGCAAGGGCGGCAAGCTTCGCACGGTGCCTCTCACCCGGCCAATGGCGCGAGCGCTCCTCGAACGGGGGCCGGGGTTCCTGTTCCCGGGCGAGGACGGCGGGCATGTCTCGCCGCGGTGGCTCGGGAAGCGGGTCGGCCGGCTACTCGCCGGGGACTACACGATGCACAAGCTTCGGCATCGCGCCGCTACCCGGTTCTGGGTGCTCGCAGACGGCGACCCGTACGCGGTCGCCGACCTCATGGGGTGGGCGAACCTCAACATGGTGCGCGTGTACGTCGCTCAGCCCGACGGCCGGCTGCGCCGCATCGTCGAGGGCGCGTCGCGATCCGGCGACCCGCTTGTCAAGGACCCCTTGACACTGGAATCGCGAACGGTGGCGATGCACTGA
- a CDS encoding DUF998 domain-containing protein, with protein MSRPGHSLAALRRLLALLIGIGAATAFAAAPPRLLSVRTEVPIEWALPGAVGGVGIAVLLLSASASQDAVARVAASGLPTLPNRVRAISNGAVWAGIAMLAVAYTAPAFAAWPGGAPAVGLILGSGLGVLTARLHRVALAHESYRTFNLVAMLLAIGSLASMSITPTGEWWTVNFSTLGTSDDLAAAYFNVAIVVAGLGMASLAPVLSRDLAERRFAPRPSGVLVLRGLIVVIGLSLAGVGLVPIDRDPTVHNVFACAAAAAFAIATIGMAWWVRRPPKRFLVWSYASLAIEIAAMVGYDGLDLFNLTVFEIVAFSLVFAWLIAMVATTAGHPRSGRRSVRRSSRGRAARRDSVHRMTRRTVVGRQALAVRRTRPSPREHAAVRRRRIVRSRGRRTRRAPAEEPPDRRARPTGRAG; from the coding sequence GTGTCGCGCCCGGGCCACTCGCTCGCCGCACTGCGGCGGCTGCTCGCGCTGCTCATCGGCATCGGCGCCGCCACCGCGTTCGCCGCTGCCCCGCCCCGGCTCCTGTCGGTGCGGACCGAGGTGCCGATCGAGTGGGCGCTGCCGGGTGCGGTCGGCGGCGTCGGCATCGCGGTGCTGCTGTTGTCGGCGTCGGCGTCGCAGGACGCGGTGGCGCGGGTCGCCGCGAGCGGTCTGCCGACCCTTCCGAACCGGGTGCGGGCGATCTCGAACGGCGCGGTCTGGGCGGGTATCGCGATGCTCGCGGTGGCGTACACGGCCCCGGCGTTCGCGGCGTGGCCCGGTGGGGCGCCCGCGGTCGGGCTGATCCTCGGCAGCGGACTCGGCGTGCTGACGGCGCGGCTGCACCGTGTGGCGCTGGCGCACGAGTCGTACCGCACCTTCAACCTCGTGGCGATGCTGCTGGCGATCGGCAGCCTGGCGAGCATGTCCATCACCCCGACCGGGGAGTGGTGGACCGTCAACTTCTCGACGCTCGGCACCTCCGACGACCTCGCCGCGGCGTACTTCAACGTCGCCATCGTCGTCGCGGGGCTCGGCATGGCGAGCCTTGCGCCCGTGCTGAGCCGTGATCTTGCCGAGCGCAGGTTCGCGCCGCGCCCGAGCGGGGTGCTGGTGCTGCGCGGCCTCATCGTGGTGATCGGGCTGAGTCTCGCGGGCGTCGGTCTGGTGCCGATCGATCGCGACCCGACGGTGCACAACGTGTTCGCCTGTGCGGCGGCCGCGGCATTCGCGATCGCGACCATCGGCATGGCGTGGTGGGTGCGGCGGCCGCCGAAGCGGTTCCTCGTGTGGTCGTATGCGTCGCTGGCGATCGAGATCGCGGCGATGGTCGGGTACGACGGCCTCGACCTGTTCAACCTCACGGTCTTCGAGATCGTCGCCTTCTCGCTCGTCTTCGCCTGGCTGATCGCGATGGTCGCCACGACCGCGGGGCATCCGCGATCGGGTCGACGGTCGGTTCGGCGCAGCAGTCGCGGTCGTGCCGCCCGGCGAGATTCGGTGCACCGGATGACACGACGCACGGTCGTCGGTCGCCAGGCGCTCGCCGTCCGACGGACACGACCGTCGCCCCGCGAGCATGCCGCGGTGCGCCGGCGACGGATCGTCCGGTCGCGAGGGCGCCGCACGCGCCGCGCGCCCGCCGAGGAGCCTCCTGATCGACGCGCGCGGCCGACGGGTCGGGCAGGATGA
- a CDS encoding GNAT family N-acetyltransferase, which translates to MSDIVRNDERHRYELRVDGDRAGFAVFREEPGRIVFTHTVVLPAYEGRGLGGRLAKFALDDAVARGLEIVPECPFIAAYLRRHPEYADSVVGASPAE; encoded by the coding sequence ATGAGCGACATCGTCCGCAACGACGAACGACACCGGTACGAGCTGCGGGTCGACGGCGACCGTGCCGGCTTCGCGGTGTTCCGCGAGGAGCCCGGGCGCATCGTCTTCACCCACACGGTGGTGCTGCCGGCCTACGAGGGTCGTGGGCTCGGCGGGCGCCTCGCGAAGTTCGCGCTCGATGACGCGGTGGCCCGCGGGCTCGAGATCGTGCCCGAGTGCCCGTTCATCGCCGCCTATCTGCGCCGGCATCCCGAGTACGCCGACTCGGTCGTCGGCGCGTCGCCCGCGGAGTGA
- a CDS encoding MarR family winged helix-turn-helix transcriptional regulator, whose amino-acid sequence MRALAAEFPSDRISLNEYDVLFNITRAPGRQLRLRDLNRTVLITQPSVSRLVDRLAARGLVRKTDDPTDGRGTIVAITPEGFELFRGVAVSHMDAITRHVGGALDDDDLTTLAELCDRLRSSVAGDTN is encoded by the coding sequence ATGCGTGCGTTGGCGGCGGAGTTCCCATCCGACCGCATCTCGCTGAACGAGTACGACGTGCTGTTCAACATCACGCGCGCACCCGGCCGGCAACTGCGACTTCGCGATCTGAACCGCACGGTGCTCATCACCCAGCCCAGCGTCAGCCGGCTGGTCGACCGGTTGGCCGCGCGCGGCCTGGTGCGCAAGACGGATGACCCGACCGACGGGCGCGGCACCATCGTCGCCATCACACCCGAGGGGTTCGAACTGTTCCGGGGCGTCGCCGTCTCGCACATGGATGCCATCACCCGGCACGTGGGCGGCGCGCTCGACGACGATGACCTCACGACGTTGGCGGAGCTCTGCGATCGCCTCCGCAGCTCGGTCGCCGGCGACACGAACTGA
- a CDS encoding winged helix-turn-helix domain-containing protein: MSLALAPIRTAPTVSNPTPVAPGALRRIAGVSTAQAAPAQTAPAAAQPAAPRVRAVPDGTEARGFVLYVGIDEAKAVADGTTLHRIVEALRKLTAEVAPSAETYAAVALAPEGAGGRDVDVVRLALQDPAALAKQREQTGHDDTDRHPNGVIIDISRKRVLLDAEPAGLTYKEFELLQYLVLREGRTIDRHELIERLWADDEEAPSERTIDVHVRRLRSKLAHYQDIVRTVRGVGYRFDRHADVSIRQASTPSPDVF, translated from the coding sequence ATGTCTCTCGCGCTCGCTCCGATCCGCACCGCTCCCACCGTCTCGAACCCGACGCCCGTCGCGCCGGGTGCCCTGCGCCGCATCGCCGGCGTCTCGACCGCGCAGGCGGCGCCCGCCCAGACCGCGCCCGCCGCTGCGCAGCCCGCCGCACCCCGCGTCCGCGCCGTGCCCGACGGCACCGAGGCCCGCGGCTTCGTGCTGTACGTCGGCATCGACGAGGCCAAGGCCGTCGCCGACGGCACCACGCTGCACCGCATCGTCGAGGCGCTGCGCAAGCTGACCGCCGAGGTCGCGCCGTCGGCCGAGACGTACGCCGCGGTCGCTCTCGCTCCCGAGGGCGCCGGCGGCCGTGACGTCGACGTCGTGCGCCTCGCCCTGCAGGACCCGGCCGCGCTCGCGAAGCAGCGCGAGCAGACCGGTCACGACGACACCGACCGGCACCCGAACGGCGTGATCATCGACATCTCGCGCAAGCGCGTGCTGCTCGACGCCGAGCCCGCCGGCCTCACCTACAAGGAGTTCGAGCTGCTGCAGTACCTCGTGCTGCGCGAGGGTCGCACGATCGACCGGCACGAGCTCATCGAGCGCCTGTGGGCCGACGACGAGGAGGCGCCGAGCGAGCGCACGATCGACGTGCACGTGCGCCGGCTGCGGTCGAAGCTCGCCCACTACCAGGACATCGTGCGCACCGTGCGCGGCGTCGGCTACCGGTTCGATCGTCACGCGGATGTCTCGATCCGCCAGGCCTCGACGCCCAGCCCCGACGTCTTCTGA
- the upp gene encoding uracil phosphoribosyltransferase, with protein MRVHVADHPLITHKLTVLRDVKTPSPVFRSLVEELMTLLAYEGTRNVRVEPVDIVTPVAPTTGVRIADPKPLIVPILRAGLGMLEGMVKLLPSAEVGFLGMARNEETLQPTTYAERLPDDLSDRQCFVLDPMLATGGSLSAAIRFLLDRGATDVTAICILAAPEGLAAVEQALHGLDVSIVVGAVDERLNEHGYIVPGLGDAGDRLYGTV; from the coding sequence ATGCGAGTCCACGTTGCCGACCACCCGCTGATCACGCACAAGTTGACGGTGCTCCGCGACGTGAAGACCCCGTCGCCGGTGTTCCGGTCGCTCGTCGAGGAGCTGATGACGCTGCTCGCGTACGAGGGCACGCGCAACGTGCGAGTCGAGCCGGTCGACATCGTCACCCCGGTCGCGCCGACCACGGGGGTGCGCATCGCCGATCCGAAGCCGCTCATCGTGCCGATCCTGCGGGCGGGCCTGGGCATGCTCGAGGGCATGGTCAAGCTGCTGCCGAGCGCCGAGGTGGGGTTCCTCGGCATGGCGCGCAACGAGGAGACTCTGCAGCCGACCACGTACGCCGAGCGGCTGCCCGACGACCTGAGCGATCGGCAATGCTTCGTGCTCGACCCGATGCTGGCCACGGGCGGGTCGCTGAGCGCGGCGATCAGGTTCCTCCTCGACCGCGGGGCGACGGATGTCACGGCCATCTGCATCCTCGCCGCGCCCGAGGGGCTCGCGGCGGTCGAACAGGCGCTGCACGGGCTCGATGTGTCGATCGTCGTCGGTGCCGTCGATGAGCGGCTGAACGAGCACGGGTACATCGTGCCGGGCCTCGGCGACGCGGGCGACCGGCTCTACGGCACGGTATAA
- the tadA gene encoding tRNA adenosine(34) deaminase TadA produces the protein MHRSEHLDWMRRALAEARLASDSADVPVGAIVVDATGSVIGRGHNERELRHDPTAHAEVLAIREAAATTQDWQLPGCTLVVTLEPCVMCAGAILAARIPTVVFGAWDEKAGAAGSVYDVLRDRRLNHRAEVFGGVDAEASAALLLDFFQARRT, from the coding sequence ATGCATCGGAGCGAGCACCTCGATTGGATGCGCCGCGCGCTCGCCGAGGCGCGGCTCGCGTCCGACTCCGCCGACGTCCCGGTCGGGGCGATCGTGGTGGATGCCACGGGGTCGGTCATCGGCCGCGGACACAACGAGCGCGAGCTGCGCCACGACCCCACTGCGCACGCCGAGGTGCTCGCGATCCGCGAAGCGGCGGCGACGACGCAGGACTGGCAGCTGCCCGGCTGCACGCTCGTCGTCACCCTCGAGCCGTGCGTGATGTGCGCCGGTGCGATCCTCGCCGCCCGCATCCCCACCGTCGTGTTCGGAGCGTGGGACGAGAAGGCCGGCGCTGCCGGCAGCGTCTACGACGTGCTGCGCGACCGTCGCCTCAACCACCGCGCCGAGGTGTTCGGGGGAGTGGACGCCGAGGCATCCGCCGCCCTGCTGCTCGACTTCTTCCAGGCCCGCCGCACCTGA